One Phaeodactylum tricornutum CCAP 1055/1 PHATR_bd_32x35 genomic scaffold, whole genome shotgun sequence genomic window carries:
- a CDS encoding predicted protein: METEATAGGEVFKGTFAVMSGTVAPKHGGLVDSHAWTGGEPSPDWSKVLIDEPMTPYCYHAQGFEKGLKIYTSRTGQGEKSAKLFGCSSKDYSLLAFATDAQEHMETHGMDTVFYMKDPSTSEMKNLFDFHSRFTISQTEAWIDLASKDGTFDKYDKKNLKDSCTWLMNHLDSDLTASIRPFVRGGTLTGPTVWMRIVGEVQSDSIRRLKKVQEKLETLKLASFKGENVREFAQSFLDLCIELENAKRLPEDVLLTVVEALSKCTVEEFRIDFMSKRSAVERFMRETAGKDSATIARMSDRLTYRDLLDEAKSKYTSLLDSGLWGPAGGSGDKSGAPAGFLTKAEVNVLIQKAVSSAKSGDKSGITCYNCKEVGHYSRDCKNKPADGNGNSSKPKKSKASWRTVAPKSGESETKTENKLEWHWCAHCKEWRVGHGTATHDHNFKPKEASNGKKGPQANLAATGELLGGGTLSMSAGAGFGLWTIYTHPLSFTGWQQRNGESWCKASRRKKFSRSYVPFVRLGAYPTRFVLLSSVMLPMSVVSMVLGGRAESFGSHIVARWYSAWYGGERGEQRAVRVRVRRRRPNLNYHGTWKIRPPPTPFFATEVPVIPKFSWGAAFAAEGEERLCREQTSASEVDEQYAQPMAFLGSALDSTYWFSRGSRDELLQTFAVIWDTGATLTVTPHRDDFVEFESYDNGGRHVLKGLAKGLTIGGAGVVAWSVVADNGDVLTIRTPAYLVPEAGQRLLSPQSFLQSLVSQDLSGSRPSISIGPKALTVEMGAQSKLTVPYDEGNNLPTSQMFSVESSEESTVELNMCVTDEANQNLSASQKELLRWHYRFGHRNFQAVQTVLKSGVLGRTPLIMGASKCEHPKCASCQYGKGRRRATGASSTKSVPAKEGALKSSDLFPGQRVSMDHFKVTHKGRLYESKGKSLADTMYSGGLIFVDHASSYVHVELCVNFTAGETLRAKASFERAMLDHGITVQSYQTDNGVFAAKEFMLEIHNMQQSIGFSGVGAHHQNGVAERSIGTIMAMARTLMLHAAIRWPDVSDACYWPMAVDYAVYQYNHGPKLVTTAAPIDLLLKTMVPRHRLHDLHVWGCPAYVLDPKLQDGQKIPKWSPRSRRGVFLGLSRKHSSTVPLILNCETLTISPQFHVVFDNWFSSVLSMSAEEPFDPNVWTEMFVGSRYEYFFDADDPVELDAEWLSEREKEVRNIRDREDRVRPQLDLRDGVPKGPKVGTHTTNLSFKRENRATDMPLQLPPTTPIAVLPTTGTEEDQFPISDPSVPESPSSNKPPSILSPSKICRETPRSPPPPEPEP, translated from the exons ATGGAGACCGAAGCTACAGCAGGTGGTGAGGTCTTCAAAGGTACATTTGCTGTGATGAGTGGTACTGTCGCACCAAAACACGGTGGCCTGGTGGACTCACATGCTTGGACAGGAGGTGAACCTAGTCCTGATTGGAGCAAGGTTCTAATTGATGAACCAATGACACCTTACTGTTACCATGCGCAGGGATTTGAGAAAGGCCTCAAGATCTACACTTCGCGAACAGGGCAGGGTGAGAAAAGTGCAAAGTTGTTTGGTTGCTCTAGCAAGGACTACTCACTTTTGGCTTTCGCAACCGATGCTCAAGAGCATATGGAGACGCATGGGATGGATACGGTGTTCTACATGAAGGACCCGTCAACGTCGGAAATGAAAAACTTATTCGACTTCCATTCTCGTTTTACGATCTCGCAAACCGAAGCTTGGATTGACCTTGCAAGCAAGGATGGAACTTTTGACAAGTACGACAAGAAAAACCTGAAGGATTCCTGTACGTGGCTCATGAACCACCTTGACTCGGATTTGACTGCAAGTATCCGTCCTTTTGTTCGTGGTGGGACCCTTACTGGGCCAACTGTCTGGATGCGCATTGTTGGAGAAGTGCAGTCGGATTCTATTCGACGCCTGAAGAAAGTGCAAGAAAAGTTGGAGACCCTCAAGTTGGCTTCTTTCAAGGGCGAAAATGTTCGTGAGTTTGCACAGTCGTTCCTAGACTTGTGTATTGAATTGGAAAACGCGAAACGACTTCCCGAAGATGTTCTACTTACCGTGGTTGAAGCTTTGTCGAAGTGTACTGTCGAAGAATTTCGGATCGACTTTATGAGTAAGCGATCCGCTGTCGAACGGTTCATGCGAGAGACAGCCGGAAAGGATTCTGCTACAATTGCGAGGATGTCGGACCGTCTTACCTACCGTGATTTGCTCGACGAAGCTAAGTCGAAGTACACGTCGCTTCTCGATAGTGGATTATGGGGGCCAGCTGGTGGGTCAGGTGACAAGTCTGGAGCCCCTGCTGGGTTTCTCACAAAAGCCGAAGTCAATGTCCTTATCCAAAAGGCCGTGTCAAGTGCCAAGAGTGGAGACAAATCTGGTATCACCTGCTACAATTGCAAGGAAGTTGGGCATTACTCTCGAGATTGCAAGAACAAGCCTGCTGATGGGAACGGAAACAGTTCAAAACCCAAGAAATCCAAGGCAAGCTGGCGCACCGTTGCTCCAAAGTCTGGCGAATCCGAAACCAAGACCGAAAATAAACTTGAGTGGCACTGGTGTGCTCACTGCAAGGAATGGCGTGTTGGACACGGCACCGCAACGCACGACCACAATTTCAAACCGAAAGAAGCAAGcaacggaaagaaaggaCCCCAAGCTAATCTCGCCGCAACTGGTGAATTGTTGGGTGGTGGCACTCTTTCAATGAGCGCCGGAGCCGGATT TGGATTGTGGACCATCTACACCCACCCCCTTTCTTTTACTG GATGGCAACAGAGGAATGGTGAGTCCTGGTGCAAAGCGTCGCGTCGAAAGAAATTTTCTCGATCGTACGTACCGTTTGTTCGCCTTGGTGCCTACCCGACTCGTTTTGTCCTGCTTTCGAGCGTGATGTTACCAATGTCGGTTGTTTCTATGGTTCTCGGAGGGAGAGCCGAGTCTTTCGGAAGTCACATTGTGGCCCGATGGTACTCAGCCTGGTATGGAGGAGAGCGCGGTGAACAGCGAGCCGTTCGCGTTCGTGTACGGCGTCGTCGCCCCAATCTCAATTACCATGGCACTTGGAAAATTCGTCCGCCTCCAACCCCCTTCTTTGCGACTGAAGTTCCCGTCATTCCTAAATTTTCGTGGGGTGCCGCCTTCGCTGCAGAGGGAGAGGAGAGACTGTGTCGTGAGCAAACGAGTGCGAGCGAAGTCGACGAACAGTATGCCCAACCGATGGCGTTTCTGGGCAGTGCTTTGGACAGTACTTACTGGTTTTCGAGAGGGAGCCGGGACGAGTTGCTGCAAACTTTTGCCGTCATATGGGATACCGGAGCAACCCTGACCGTCACCCCGCATCGCGATGATTTTGTCGAGTTTGAAAGTTACGACAATGGCGGTCGACACGTACTGAAAGGTCTCGCGAAAGGCCTCACTATTGGGGGAGCCGGAGTGGTTGCTTGGAGTGTGGTCGCTGACAACGGTGACGTACTGACGATTCGTACGCCTGCTTACTTGGTACCTGAAGCTGGGCAGCGTCTACTGAGCCcgcaatcttttcttcagAGTCTGGTAAGTCAGGATCTTTCGGGTTCGCGACCTTCAATTTCAATTGGACCTAAGGCGTTAACCGTTGAGATGGGGGCGCAATCCAAATTAACGGTTCCATATGATGAGGGCAATAATCTACCAACCAGTCAGATGTTTTCGGTTGAGTCATCGGAAGAATCTACTGTGGAGTTGAATATGTGTGTGACCGACGAGGCAAATCAGAACCTAAGTGCGAGTCAGAAAGAGTTGTTGCGCTGGCATTATCGTTTCGGTCATCGGAATTTCCAAGCCGTGCAAACAGTGTTGAAGTCGGGAGTCCTCGGACGGACCCCACTTATCATGGGAGCTTCTAAGTGTGAGCATCCTAAGTGTGCGTCGTGCCAATATGGAAAAGGTCGACGCAGGGCGACTGGCGCTTCTAGTACAAAGTCAGTGCCGGCAAAAGAGGGAGCACTTAAGTCTAGTGACCTTTTTCCGGGCCAGCGTGTCTCTATGGATCATTTCAAGGTGACTCACAAGGGAAGGCTGTACGAATCGAAAGGAAAATCATTGGCGGACACTATGTATTCCGGTGGATTGATATTTGTCGATCATGCAAGCAGTTATGTGCACGTTGAACTTTGTGTGAACTTTACGGCTGGTGAGACTCTCCGGGCAAAGGCGTCGTTTGAACGCGCAATGCTAGATCATGGGATCACGGTTCAGAGCTACCAGACGGACAATGGAGTTTTCGCAGCGAAGGAATTTATGTTAGAAATTCACAACATGCAACAGAGTATTGGTTTCAGCGGCGTCGGCGCACATCATCAGAATGGGGTTGCCGAGCGATCAATTGGAACTATAATGGCAATGGCAAGGACGCTTATGCTGCACGCGGCTATTCGGTGGCCGGATGTGAGTGACGCCTGCTATTGGCCTATGGCAGTTGACTATGCAGTCTATCAGTACAATCATGGTCCTAAGTTGGTGACAACGGCGGCTCCAATAGATTTATTATTGAAGACTATGGTTCCCCGACACCGGTTGCATGATTTGCATGTTTGGGGATGCCCAGCATATGTTTTGGACCCGAAGTTGCAAGACGGACAGAAAATTCCAAAGTGGAGCCCCCGTTCGAGACGAGGAGTTTTTCTTGGGCTGTCGCGTAAGCATTCGTCTACAGTACCACTGATATTGAATTGCGAGACACTTACCATTTCTCCGCAATTTCatgttgtttttgacaaCTGGTTCTCGAGCGTACTTTCTATGTCTGCCGAGGAGCCGTTTGACCCTAATGTATGGACCGAAATGTTTGTCGGTTCCCGATACGAGTACTTTTTCGACGCGGACGATCCGGTTGAACTTGACGCAGAGTGGTTAAGCGAGCGTGAAAAGGAAGTCCGAAATATTCGCGACCGAGAGGACCGGGTGCGACC
- a CDS encoding predicted protein, giving the protein MTEPMHFAPGRRRKRLSRHTSFRTLIWISSVLLLHFRVAWVIASKNTTEKVYRFGIMPKSTNNRFYDPVREGCEARAASYDINVLCDWVGPDWEDLTGKAQASVLNTLIDAKLAGDPDALDGIAVAVVNEDALQEPFQRALAAGMSVICFDSDSFKSSRQAYVGTDNFAFGEQLGKVLLQLRPEGGVFSVATFRGPNLLQRVSGIRFALEGTTWKELPDSILYEDITKPELGLQHFEDLKRSNPELGAIVPTFGTFMEETSLWMNHVNSRDDMTFVVADALPHQIVLMERGFADGLVGQLPYQSGELCIETMLELQQQGNPPRMENNDLLFGTNLSFFLRIPLILPDLKVDMNYVENFRIIGYSSVGLLWAATSGVTAWVVYNWKTRIVQASQPIFLLMIVLGVFIMSSSIIPMGIDDQHNSTGACTAACNATPWLISMGFSMTFSALFSKLWRINRLIQSAQRFSKAKVTVRDVMLPFCILMAANLTILICWTVIDPLHYTRTDHLGTDPWNRIISTYGSCESADGDRSLPYLVSLAVVNFGALAVANFQAYKTRQIRSAYSESKYVGVVVASMTQAGLVGLPVLLLVDEAPQVKYLVRVLLVFVICLAILGFMFVPKILHHRREEETQMQSRVSVSFGPTSYLQDDSGPASGPFPRRSSSLGSGEFLRSGSALARNSCVSSLGWNSAGRSPSEAELGDLLYTSVADIRLAAEAAQEFARKLDAQEENDIENQNERRSDESKSEVGQASSSDSLGFANSRITASNGQIQNHDSKAYTDDVALRTLLCSVEEEKLDIKS; this is encoded by the coding sequence ATGACGGAGCCCATGCATTTTGCTCCAGGCCGAAGGAGGAAACGTCTTTCTCGGCACACGTCTTTCCGAACGTTGATATGGATCTCGAGCGTGCTCTTGCTCCACTTTAGAGTTGCATGGGTCATAGCGAGCAAAAACACCACGGAAAAAGTCTACCGCTTCGGCATCATGCCCAAATCTACCAACAATCGATTTTACGATCCCGTTAGAGAAGGGTGCGAGGCACGGGCGGCTTCGTACGACATCAACGTGCTGTGCGACTGGGTCGGACCGGACTGGGAGGATTTGACTGGCAAGGCCCAGGCTTCCGTCCTCAACACCTTGATCGACGCCAAACTTGCGGGTGATCCGGATGCCTTGGACGGTATTGCTGTTGCCGTAGTCAATGAAGACGCCTTACAGGAACCTTTTCAACGGGCACTTGCGGCAGGCATGTCCGTTATCTGCTTCGACAGCGATTCATTCAAATCCTCTCGTCAAGCCTACGTCGGGACCGACAATTTTGCCTTTGGTGAACAACTCGGTAAAGTTTTGTTGCAGCTACGACCGGAAGGGGGAGTCTTTTCTGTAGCGACCTTTAGAGGGCCGAATTTGCTTCAACGGGTCAGCGGAATACGATTTGCGCTCGAAGGAACGACCTGGAAAGAGTTGCCGGACTCCATCTTGTACGAAGATATCACAAAACCCGAATTGGGCCTTCAGCACTTTGAAGATCTCAAGCGATCCAATCCCGAGCTCGGGGCGATCGTACCGACATTCGGAACCTTCATGGAAGAAACGTCTCTTTGGATGAATCACGTGAATAGTCGTGACGATATGACTTTTGTTGTGGCGGACGCTTTACCACATCAAATTGTACTCATGGAACGAGGGTTCGCCGACGGACTAGTGGGGCAGTTGCCTTACCAATCGGGAGAGTTGTGTATCGAAACTATGTTGGAATTACAACAGCAAGGCAATCCGCCACGAATGGAGAACAACGATTTGCTGTTTGGGACAAACCTGTCCTTTTTCCTACGTATTCCACTTATTTTGCCCGATCTGAAGGTTGATATGAATTATGTGGAAAACTTTCGAATCATTGGATATTCGAGTGTTGGTCTTCTATGGGCGGCCACCTCAGGGGTCACCGCTTGGGTCGTGTACAACTGGAAAACCCGTATCGTACAAGCGTCGCAGCCCATTTTTCTTCTCATGATTGTGCTAGGCGTGTTCATTATGAGTAGCTCAATTATCCCCATGGGAATAGACGACCAGCACAATTCTACGGGTGCTTGCACAGCTGCGTGCAACGCAACTCCCTGGCTAATTTCCATGGGTTTCTCAATGACTTTCTCGGCGCTTTTTAGCAAACTTTGGAGAATCAATCGGCTGATCCAGTCGGCCCAGCGCTTCAGCAAAGCTAAGGTCACTGTTCGGGATGTGATGCTTCCATTTTGCATTCTCATGGCTGCAAACTTGACCATTCTAATTTGTTGGACGGTGATTGATCCGCTACATTATACACGCACCGATCATTTGGGAACAGATCCCTGGAATCGGATCATTTCAACGTATGGAAGCTGCGAAAGCGCCGACGGGGATCGGTCGCTGCCGTATCTCGTATCGTTGGCGGTTGTGAATTTTGGTGCCCTTGCTGTGGCCAACTTTCAAGCTTACAAAACCCGGCAGATTCGTAGCGCATACAGCGAATCTAAATACGTCGGCGTTGTGGTGGCGAGCATGACTCAAGCCGGTTTGGTGGGTCTACCGGTGCTTCTGCTCGTTGATGAAGCACCACAGGTCAAGTATCTTGTTCGTGTACTGCTGGTGTTTGTTATTTGCTTAGCCATCCTGGGATTTATGTTTGTTCCTAAAATTCTGCATCACCGACGCGAAGAGGAAACCCAGATGCAATCCAGAGTTTCAGTATCGTTTGGTCCAACGTCGTACCTCCAAGATGACTCCGGACCTGCAAGTGGACCCTTTCCGAGACGGTCGTCATCCCTAGGAAGCGGAGAGTTTCTTCGCAGCGGGTCTGCATTGGCTCGGAATTCctgcgtttcttctttgggATGGAATTCTGCCGGACGAAGTCCTTCCGAGGCGGAGCTTGGGGACCTCTTATACACCAGCGTAGCCGACATTCGTCTTGCGGCCGAAGCGGCCCAGGAATTTGCTCGTAAGCTTGACGCACAGGAAGAGAACGATATTGAGAATCAAAACGAAAGGCGCTCCGATGAGAGCAAGTCAGAAGTTGGACAAGCTTCTTCATCAGATAGTCTTGGTTTCGCTAATAGTCGAATAACCGCTTCAAATGGCCAAATTCAGAATCACGATTCTAAAGCCTATACTGACGATGTCGCGTTACGAACTCTCCTTTGCTCGGTAGAGGAGGAAAAACTCGACATCAAGAGTTGA